A part of Streptomyces sp. NBC_01497 genomic DNA contains:
- the hisG gene encoding ATP phosphoribosyltransferase, translating into MLRIAIPNKGSLSGPASAMLHEAGYRQRKESKELVLVDPANQVEFFYLRPRDIAIYVSSGRLDIGITGRDLLVDSGADAEEILPLGFARSTFHYATKPGAAKGIEDFGGMTIATSYEGIVAKHLADSGINASVVHLDGAVETAIQLGVAQVIADVVETGTSLRNAGLEVLGEPIMTSEAIVVRHTGAEEDPKVGQFLRRLQGVLVARTYVMMDYDCRAEHLERAVALTPGLESPTVSPLHNEGWVAVRAMVPTVDAQRIMDDLYELGARAILTTAIHACRL; encoded by the coding sequence ATGCTGCGCATCGCCATTCCCAACAAGGGTTCACTGTCCGGACCTGCGTCGGCGATGCTCCATGAGGCCGGCTACCGGCAGCGCAAGGAGTCCAAGGAGCTCGTCCTCGTCGACCCGGCCAACCAGGTCGAGTTCTTCTACCTGCGCCCCCGGGACATCGCGATCTACGTGAGTTCGGGCCGGCTCGACATCGGCATCACCGGCCGGGACCTGCTGGTCGACTCCGGCGCCGACGCGGAGGAGATCCTGCCGCTCGGCTTCGCCCGCTCCACCTTCCACTACGCCACGAAGCCGGGGGCGGCGAAGGGCATCGAGGACTTCGGCGGGATGACGATCGCCACCTCCTACGAGGGCATCGTCGCCAAGCACCTCGCGGACAGCGGCATCAACGCCTCCGTCGTCCACCTGGACGGGGCCGTCGAGACGGCCATCCAGCTCGGCGTCGCCCAGGTCATCGCCGACGTGGTGGAGACCGGCACCTCGCTGCGCAACGCGGGCCTGGAGGTGCTCGGCGAGCCGATCATGACCTCCGAGGCGATCGTCGTCCGCCACACGGGCGCTGAGGAGGACCCCAAGGTCGGGCAGTTCCTGCGCCGCCTCCAGGGCGTCCTGGTGGCCCGTACGTACGTGATGATGGACTACGACTGCCGTGCTGAGCACCTGGAGCGCGCCGTCGCCCTCACGCCCGGCCTGGAGTCGCCGACCGTCTCGCCGCTGCACAACGAGGGCTGGGTCGCCGTCCGGGCGATGGTGCCCACCGTCGACGCACAGCGGATCATGGACGACCTCTACGAGCTCGGCGCCCGCGCCATCCTCACCACCGCCATCCACGCCTGCCGGCTCTGA
- a CDS encoding PH domain-containing protein has translation MPSSTPPEEDRDHTPAAPAPQGPPVLPVTFRPQRTRIVALCVGVVMFVVITVVSLLLDSAAPWEQASFVVLAAIFLGVLAVLSRPKVVAEAGGLTVVNLTNVRRLAWAEVLRVNLRQGDPWVFLDLSDGTSLPVMGIQPGIARQSAIRDALALRALVDAYGTGTESAGPSGGTGGDAR, from the coding sequence ATGCCGTCGTCGACGCCGCCCGAGGAAGACCGGGACCACACGCCCGCCGCGCCCGCCCCGCAGGGACCGCCGGTGCTGCCGGTCACGTTCCGGCCGCAGCGCACCCGGATCGTGGCTCTGTGCGTCGGGGTCGTCATGTTCGTGGTCATCACGGTCGTCTCCCTGCTGCTCGACAGCGCGGCGCCCTGGGAACAGGCCAGCTTCGTCGTCCTCGCCGCGATCTTCCTCGGCGTCCTCGCGGTGCTCAGCCGGCCCAAGGTCGTCGCGGAGGCCGGCGGGCTGACCGTGGTGAACCTCACAAACGTCCGGCGGCTGGCCTGGGCGGAGGTCCTGCGGGTCAATCTGCGCCAGGGCGACCCCTGGGTCTTCCTCGACCTGAGCGACGGCACCAGCCTGCCCGTGATGGGCATCCAGCCCGGTATCGCACGGCAGAGCGCCATCCGCGACGCCCTCGCGCTGCGGGCGCTCGTCGACGCGTACGGTACCGGCACCGAGTCCGCGGGGCCGTCCGGCGGCACCGGCGGCGACGCCCGCTGA
- a CDS encoding hemolysin family protein, translating into MIVPLLLLAAALVLILANGFFVAAEFGLVTVEKADAERAAAAGDRRAGVVVKSVRELSFQLSGTQLGITVTSLVVGMLAEPALDDLLAPPLSATGLPQGAVDAIAVVLGMLIASGAQMVIGELVPKNWAVSKPLQVARFVAGPQHRFTLLFHPVIALLTRVANRIVRMLGVEPADELASARTPGELVSLARHSAQAGTLEQDTADLFVRSLGLGGLTAQHVMTPRVKVSALQSDATAADVVNLTRATGLSRFPVYHDRIDEIVGMVHLKDALAVPSHRRLRTPVSRIAIPALLVPETLPARQLLARLRTEQPIAVVVDEYGGTAGVVTIEDIVEELVGEVRDEHDAEGDARPEIVSVAAEDARPAWEVDGSTRVLTLRRIGLEAPDGPYETLAGLVADLLGRIPVPGDRVELPGFRLSVRQVDRYRAERVRIVRTGSPSIPDGSPADRPEGAEQDAAPARAGEAAPAGGRTAKTADRAESGGRRPAGTRTRAGAGAGGRR; encoded by the coding sequence ATGATCGTCCCCCTGTTGCTGCTCGCAGCGGCACTCGTCCTGATCCTCGCCAACGGCTTCTTCGTGGCCGCCGAGTTCGGCCTCGTCACGGTGGAGAAGGCGGACGCCGAGCGCGCCGCCGCCGCCGGTGACCGGCGTGCCGGTGTCGTCGTCAAGTCCGTACGGGAGCTGTCCTTCCAGCTCTCCGGCACCCAGCTCGGCATCACCGTCACCTCACTGGTCGTCGGCATGCTCGCAGAACCCGCTCTCGACGACCTGCTCGCACCACCGCTGTCCGCGACCGGACTGCCCCAGGGCGCGGTCGACGCGATCGCCGTCGTGCTCGGCATGCTGATCGCGTCCGGCGCCCAGATGGTGATCGGGGAACTCGTCCCGAAGAACTGGGCGGTGTCCAAGCCGCTCCAGGTCGCGCGGTTCGTGGCGGGCCCGCAGCACCGCTTCACGCTGCTGTTCCACCCCGTCATCGCCCTGCTGACGAGGGTCGCGAACCGCATCGTCCGGATGCTCGGAGTCGAGCCGGCCGACGAGCTCGCGTCGGCCCGTACGCCCGGCGAACTGGTCTCGCTCGCCCGCCACTCGGCGCAGGCGGGCACCCTCGAACAGGACACGGCCGACCTGTTCGTACGGTCCCTCGGCCTCGGCGGCCTCACCGCCCAGCACGTGATGACGCCGCGTGTGAAGGTCAGCGCCCTGCAGAGCGACGCGACCGCCGCGGACGTCGTCAACCTCACCCGCGCGACGGGCCTGTCGCGCTTTCCCGTCTACCACGACCGCATCGACGAGATCGTCGGCATGGTCCACCTGAAGGACGCACTGGCCGTGCCCTCCCACCGGCGGCTGCGCACGCCCGTCTCCCGTATCGCCATACCCGCGCTGCTGGTGCCCGAGACGCTTCCCGCGCGGCAACTGCTCGCCCGGCTGCGCACGGAGCAGCCGATAGCCGTCGTCGTCGACGAGTACGGCGGCACGGCCGGTGTCGTCACGATCGAGGACATCGTCGAGGAACTGGTCGGCGAGGTCCGCGACGAGCACGACGCCGAGGGCGACGCCCGGCCGGAGATCGTGTCCGTGGCGGCGGAGGACGCACGCCCCGCCTGGGAGGTCGACGGCAGCACCCGGGTGCTCACCCTGCGGCGCATCGGCCTGGAGGCGCCCGACGGGCCCTACGAGACCCTCGCCGGCCTCGTCGCCGACCTGCTGGGCCGGATCCCGGTCCCGGGCGACCGTGTCGAGCTCCCCGGCTTCCGGCTCTCCGTACGCCAGGTGGACCGCTACCGCGCAGAACGGGTCAGGATCGTCCGTACGGGCTCCCCGTCGATACCGGACGGGTCCCCGGCGGACCGGCCGGAGGGCGCCGAGCAGGACGCTGCGCCGGCGCGGGCCGGGGAAGCCGCGCCTGCCGGCGGCCGGACGGCGAAGACCGCCGATCGCGCGGAGTCCGGCGGGCGACGCCCGGCCGGTACCCGTACGAGGGCCGGCGCCGGCGCGGGAGGCCGTCGATGA
- a CDS encoding hemolysin family protein: MSAFQLICALLLVLANGFFVAAEFSLVSVRRSQIEPYARKGSARARRTLYGLENLPQMMAAAQFGVTVCSLTLGAVAEPTVAELLEPAFQAVRLPDAFVHPVGYVIALALVSFLHLVIGEMVPKNLAMAAPDKAALWLSPWLVAFARPCRPVTAALGSCARLVLRLFQVEPKDEIDAVYTSVQLGRLVEDSGQAGLLEPEAQEQLEDALELGSRPVTDVLLTRASLITVTAAVTPREIEELTVRTGYSRFPVCAAAGGAFMGYLHVKDVLDLEAPERAVPQHLWRPMTTLRAELPLDDALTVMRRAATHLAQVADASGRVIGLVALEDVLETLVGEVRDPSHRDTGPLLPARDALPGGESDLALSPRT, encoded by the coding sequence ATGAGCGCCTTCCAGCTGATCTGCGCCCTGCTGCTCGTCCTCGCCAACGGCTTCTTCGTGGCCGCCGAGTTCTCCCTCGTGTCGGTGCGCCGCAGCCAGATCGAGCCGTACGCGCGCAAGGGCTCGGCCCGCGCCCGCAGGACCCTCTACGGACTGGAGAACCTGCCGCAGATGATGGCCGCCGCGCAGTTCGGCGTCACGGTCTGCTCGCTGACGCTCGGCGCGGTCGCCGAGCCCACCGTGGCCGAGCTGCTGGAGCCGGCCTTCCAGGCCGTGCGCCTGCCCGACGCCTTCGTGCACCCCGTCGGCTATGTGATCGCGCTGGCACTGGTGTCCTTCCTGCACCTCGTGATCGGCGAGATGGTCCCGAAGAACCTCGCCATGGCCGCACCCGACAAGGCCGCGCTGTGGCTGAGCCCCTGGCTCGTCGCCTTCGCCCGGCCCTGCCGCCCGGTGACGGCCGCGCTCGGCTCCTGCGCACGGCTCGTGCTACGGCTGTTCCAGGTGGAGCCCAAGGACGAGATCGACGCGGTGTACACCAGTGTCCAGCTGGGCCGCCTGGTCGAGGACTCGGGCCAGGCGGGCCTCCTCGAACCGGAGGCGCAGGAGCAGTTGGAGGACGCGCTCGAACTGGGCAGCAGACCGGTCACCGACGTGCTGCTCACCCGCGCCTCGCTGATCACGGTCACCGCGGCCGTCACCCCCCGGGAGATCGAGGAGCTGACGGTACGCACCGGCTACTCGCGCTTCCCGGTGTGCGCGGCCGCGGGCGGCGCCTTCATGGGCTACCTGCATGTCAAGGACGTCCTCGATCTGGAGGCGCCGGAACGCGCCGTGCCGCAGCACCTGTGGCGCCCGATGACCACGCTGCGCGCGGAACTCCCGCTGGACGACGCGCTCACCGTGATGCGCCGGGCCGCGACGCACCTGGCGCAGGTCGCCGACGCCTCGGGCCGGGTGATCGGCCTGGTGGCGCTGGAGGACGTCCTGGAGACCCTGGTGGGTGAGGTGCGTGACCCCTCGCACCGGGACACGGGCCCGCTGCTGCCGGCCCGGGACGCCCTGCCCGGCGGCGAGAGCGACCTGGCGCTCAGCCCCCGGACGTGA
- a CDS encoding AAA family ATPase, producing MDIGGTQGWAAPADLAWVRGVDAYTMGAYQQAEEEFRTAVRLDPGMADGWLGLHALRVDTSTALLRMYAGRDRFGEQRALHGRTLNSWYWLGWWVQPILETGRDLLLAHASHWLDGRRVPELDHALASLPSADADPQVRFLSACRAYLVKDWELLARCTDPLLDDPQLGTEAGLFGGMARIRLEMYGQAEPLLATALMRCRSEQPQRKELRYWLARAHEGTGRSAAALPLYRAVHRLDPSFMDTAARLAAIADADGYEGLDPADGGPFDLADPAGAIPVALTGFGGDALSDAQTEPDAAFTVDPRYGVGVPGAGGPVAPPVFPDEIRERTDPPLRQPAPPAFPESPTDAVLLAEALAQLERMVGLEPVKRQVRALSAQLNMARLRAYEGLPVQPPKRHFVFLGPSGTGKTTVARILGRVFHALGLLGGDHLVEAQRADLVGEFLGQTAVKANELIDSAIGGVLFVDEAYSLSNAGYSKGDAYGEEALQALLKRAEDNRDSLVVILAGYPEGMERLFEANPGLSSRFTTRVDFPSYRPLELTAIGQVLAADGGDIWDEEALDELRSISGHVVDQGWIDDLGNGRFLRTLYEKSCAYRDLRLAGYPGTPTREDLSTLRLPDLMQAYGEVLSARGRGRGRPEGEEQD from the coding sequence ATGGACATCGGCGGCACGCAGGGCTGGGCGGCCCCGGCGGACCTCGCCTGGGTGCGCGGCGTCGACGCGTACACGATGGGCGCCTACCAGCAGGCCGAGGAGGAGTTCCGGACGGCCGTGAGGCTGGACCCGGGTATGGCCGACGGCTGGCTCGGACTCCACGCGCTGCGCGTGGACACCTCCACCGCCCTGCTGCGGATGTACGCGGGCCGCGACCGCTTCGGCGAACAGCGCGCGCTGCACGGACGCACCCTCAACTCCTGGTACTGGCTCGGCTGGTGGGTCCAGCCGATCCTGGAGACCGGGCGCGACCTGCTGCTGGCCCATGCCTCGCACTGGCTGGACGGCCGCCGCGTACCCGAACTGGACCACGCACTCGCCTCGCTGCCGTCCGCCGACGCGGACCCGCAGGTGCGGTTCCTGAGCGCCTGCCGGGCCTACCTCGTCAAGGACTGGGAACTGCTGGCCCGTTGCACCGACCCGCTGCTGGACGATCCCCAACTGGGCACCGAGGCGGGACTCTTCGGCGGCATGGCCAGGATCAGACTGGAGATGTACGGGCAGGCCGAGCCGCTGCTCGCCACCGCGCTCATGCGGTGCAGGAGCGAGCAGCCGCAGCGCAAGGAGCTGCGGTACTGGCTGGCCCGCGCGCACGAGGGCACCGGACGCAGCGCGGCGGCCTTACCCCTGTACCGGGCGGTGCACCGGCTCGACCCCTCGTTCATGGACACGGCGGCGCGGCTCGCGGCGATCGCCGACGCCGACGGCTACGAGGGCCTGGACCCGGCGGACGGGGGCCCGTTCGACCTCGCCGATCCGGCCGGGGCGATACCGGTCGCGCTGACGGGCTTCGGCGGCGACGCCCTGTCCGACGCGCAGACCGAGCCGGACGCGGCCTTCACCGTCGACCCGCGCTACGGCGTCGGTGTGCCCGGCGCCGGGGGTCCCGTCGCTCCCCCGGTCTTCCCCGACGAGATACGCGAGCGGACGGATCCGCCGCTCCGGCAGCCCGCTCCTCCGGCCTTCCCCGAGTCGCCCACCGACGCGGTGCTGCTCGCGGAGGCGCTGGCCCAGCTGGAGCGGATGGTGGGCCTTGAACCGGTGAAGCGCCAAGTCAGAGCGCTCTCGGCGCAGTTGAACATGGCCCGGCTGCGGGCCTACGAGGGCCTGCCCGTCCAGCCGCCGAAGCGGCACTTCGTCTTCCTCGGCCCCTCGGGCACCGGCAAGACCACGGTGGCCCGGATACTCGGCCGGGTCTTCCACGCGCTGGGGCTGCTCGGCGGCGATCACCTGGTGGAGGCCCAACGGGCGGACCTCGTCGGTGAGTTCCTCGGCCAGACGGCGGTGAAGGCGAACGAGCTGATCGACTCCGCGATCGGCGGGGTGCTGTTCGTCGACGAGGCGTACAGCCTGTCCAACGCCGGGTACAGCAAGGGCGACGCGTACGGCGAGGAAGCCCTGCAAGCACTGCTGAAGCGGGCCGAGGACAACCGGGACAGCCTGGTGGTGATCCTCGCGGGCTACCCCGAGGGCATGGAGCGGCTGTTCGAGGCGAACCCGGGTTTGTCGTCCCGGTTCACCACGCGCGTCGACTTCCCGAGCTACCGGCCGCTGGAACTGACCGCCATCGGCCAGGTCCTGGCGGCGGACGGTGGTGACATCTGGGACGAGGAGGCGCTCGACGAGCTGCGCTCCATCAGCGGCCACGTCGTCGACCAGGGCTGGATCGACGACCTGGGCAACGGGCGCTTCCTGCGGACGCTGTACGAGAAGAGCTGTGCGTACCGCGACCTGCGCCTCGCCGGCTACCCGGGCACGCCGACCCGCGAGGACCTCTCCACCCTGCGGCTCCCGGACCTGATGCAGGCGTACGGCGAGGTCCTGTCGGCCCGGGGCCGCGGCCGGGGCCGGCCGGAGGGCGAGGAGCAGGACTGA
- a CDS encoding uridine kinase family protein yields MDDLAATAALLAAAAPSLGPVRLVAVDGHAGSGKSTFTGRLAAALGGAPVLRLDDVATHDELFAWLPRLHEQVLAPLARGRDARYAPYDWTARRFEGARTLAAAPVVVLEGVGAGRAGLRPWLAALLWMERDAAGSWERGRRRDGPELTAFWEGWTRAESDHFAADPSRPFADALVRETPAGYAVTPVTGGRLTEAARRTPCPRNRHAP; encoded by the coding sequence ATGGACGACCTGGCCGCCACCGCCGCCCTGCTGGCCGCCGCGGCGCCCTCCCTGGGGCCGGTGCGGCTGGTCGCGGTGGACGGGCACGCGGGCTCGGGCAAGAGCACGTTCACCGGGCGGCTCGCGGCAGCGCTCGGCGGGGCGCCCGTCCTGCGCCTGGACGACGTCGCCACGCACGACGAGCTGTTCGCCTGGCTGCCCCGCCTTCACGAACAGGTCCTCGCACCGCTGGCGCGCGGGCGGGACGCGCGGTACGCGCCGTACGACTGGACCGCTCGCCGGTTCGAGGGCGCGCGCACCCTGGCGGCCGCTCCGGTCGTCGTACTGGAGGGGGTGGGCGCCGGACGGGCCGGGCTGCGGCCGTGGCTCGCCGCGCTGCTGTGGATGGAGCGGGACGCCGCCGGCTCCTGGGAGCGGGGCCGGCGCCGGGACGGGCCGGAGCTGACGGCCTTCTGGGAGGGCTGGACCCGCGCCGAGTCGGATCATTTCGCCGCCGACCCGTCCCGGCCGTTCGCCGACGCGCTGGTGCGGGAGACACCCGCGGGATACGCGGTGACGCCCGTGACGGGAGGCAGACTCACCGAGGCCGCCCGCAGGACGCCCTGCCCGCGAAATCGTCACGCACCGTGA
- a CDS encoding peptidase C39 family protein, whose product MSMHTSRRTVLAAAVAVAAAAGTGAASAAPALAASPGTDAAHRPGGAAASLVDNAFFAGRHDWESGSGRGTLVLPGSTAGIAIGRAAGRTDYADPHTGTTAAWEYATWTSPVHRSSVPATEIVAHWNADTPAGTWLQVELQGRYTDGTLTPWYVMGRWTAGDADGDIRRTSLDGQADGRSSISTDTFALDDESGTLRVPSYQLRLTLYRTPGTRLTPVVRRLGAMASAVPARFTVPASKPGLARELRVPAYSQDIHKGQYPQYDNGGEAWCSPTSSSMVLDYWGHGPTRTDVAWVDPSYADPQVDNAARFTYDYQYEGCGNWPFNAAYAASRGMNAAVTRLGSLTDIETLIGAGVPVITSQSFLATELTGAGYGTSGHLMAIVGFTADGDVVANDPASEDDAAVRNIYKRSEFETIWLRTKRYNATGGVSSGSGGVVYVYWPPRPTKAQERALRSFGLL is encoded by the coding sequence ATGTCCATGCACACCTCGCGCAGAACCGTCCTCGCCGCCGCCGTCGCGGTGGCAGCCGCCGCGGGCACCGGTGCCGCATCCGCGGCCCCCGCGCTCGCCGCGAGCCCGGGCACCGACGCGGCTCACCGGCCCGGGGGCGCTGCCGCGTCCCTCGTGGACAACGCGTTCTTCGCCGGCCGCCACGACTGGGAGTCGGGCAGCGGCCGCGGCACCCTCGTGCTGCCCGGGTCCACGGCCGGGATCGCCATCGGCCGTGCCGCGGGCCGCACCGACTACGCGGACCCGCACACCGGCACCACTGCCGCCTGGGAGTACGCGACCTGGACCAGCCCGGTCCACCGCTCCTCCGTGCCGGCCACTGAGATCGTCGCCCACTGGAACGCCGACACCCCGGCGGGCACCTGGCTCCAGGTGGAGCTCCAGGGCCGCTACACGGACGGCACGCTCACCCCCTGGTACGTGATGGGCCGCTGGACGGCGGGCGACGCCGACGGGGACATCCGGCGCACCTCCCTGGACGGGCAGGCCGACGGGCGCTCGTCCATCTCCACCGACACCTTCGCGCTGGACGACGAGTCGGGAACCCTGCGCGTCCCCTCGTACCAGCTCAGGCTGACCCTGTACCGCACGCCCGGCACCCGCCTGACGCCCGTCGTGCGCCGCCTCGGTGCGATGGCGTCCGCCGTCCCGGCCCGCTTCACGGTGCCCGCCTCGAAGCCGGGCCTCGCGCGCGAACTGCGGGTGCCGGCCTACTCGCAGGACATCCACAAGGGCCAGTACCCGCAGTACGACAACGGCGGCGAGGCGTGGTGCAGCCCGACGTCCTCCTCGATGGTCCTGGACTACTGGGGACACGGCCCGACCCGTACGGACGTGGCCTGGGTCGACCCGTCGTACGCGGACCCGCAGGTCGACAACGCGGCCCGCTTCACCTACGACTACCAGTACGAGGGCTGCGGCAACTGGCCCTTCAACGCCGCCTACGCGGCGAGCCGGGGCATGAACGCCGCCGTCACCCGGCTCGGTTCGCTCACCGACATCGAGACGCTGATCGGCGCCGGCGTCCCCGTCATCACCTCGCAGTCCTTCCTCGCCACCGAGCTGACCGGCGCGGGCTACGGGACCTCGGGCCACCTGATGGCGATCGTGGGCTTCACGGCCGACGGTGACGTGGTCGCCAACGACCCGGCGTCGGAGGACGACGCGGCGGTGCGCAACATCTACAAGCGCTCCGAGTTCGAGACCATCTGGCTGCGCACCAAGCGCTACAACGCCACCGGAGGCGTCTCCTCCGGCTCGGGCGGCGTCGTGTACGTCTACTGGCCGCCGCGGCCGACAAAGGCACAGGAGCGCGCCCTGAGGTCGTTCGGGCTGCTCTGA
- a CDS encoding TetR/AcrR family transcriptional regulator, with amino-acid sequence MNGSQQSGASARSQLRRTELIATGRKLFAKTSYDALSMDDIASHAGVAKGLIYYYFKSKRGYYLAIVEDSVHELVMLAASDPGLPRTVRVQRTVEAYLRFAQENESAYRTIINGGVGFDTQVQAIRDAVREGLVLTLAQGAYGTQDMPAIARLALLGWLSSVEWLTLEWLGHQDLALEIPRDLLVRMLRHTLDTIEEFAPECPSPPPDPDWRPVTGREPAPDGPRDATGE; translated from the coding sequence GTGAACGGTAGTCAGCAGAGCGGCGCTTCGGCGCGATCGCAGCTGAGGCGCACGGAACTCATCGCCACCGGACGGAAGTTGTTCGCCAAGACGTCCTACGACGCACTGTCTATGGACGACATCGCGAGCCACGCCGGGGTCGCCAAAGGGCTGATCTACTACTACTTCAAGAGCAAGCGCGGCTACTACCTCGCCATCGTCGAGGACTCCGTCCACGAACTCGTGATGCTCGCCGCGAGCGACCCCGGCCTGCCGCGCACGGTCCGGGTGCAGCGCACCGTCGAGGCGTACCTCCGCTTCGCGCAGGAGAACGAGTCCGCGTACCGCACGATCATCAATGGCGGGGTGGGCTTCGACACCCAGGTGCAGGCGATCAGGGACGCCGTGCGGGAGGGGCTCGTCCTCACGCTCGCCCAAGGCGCCTACGGCACGCAGGACATGCCGGCGATCGCCCGGCTCGCTCTGCTCGGCTGGCTGAGCAGTGTGGAGTGGCTCACCCTCGAATGGCTCGGCCACCAGGACCTCGCCCTGGAGATCCCGCGCGACCTGCTCGTCCGGATGCTCCGGCACACGCTGGACACCATCGAGGAGTTCGCGCCGGAGTGCCCCTCACCGCCGCCCGACCCCGACTGGCGGCCGGTCACCGGCCGGGAGCCCGCGCCGGACGGGCCGAGGGACGCGACGGGGGAGTGA
- a CDS encoding Lrp/AsnC family transcriptional regulator, whose translation MEELDRRIVELLVKDGRMSYTDLGKATGLSTSAVHQRVRRLEQRGVIRGYAAVVDPEAVGLPLTAFISVKPFDPSAPDDIAERLSGIHEIEACHSVAGEENYILKVRVSAPVELEDLLTRIRTLAGVSTRTTVVLSTPYESRPPRI comes from the coding sequence ATGGAGGAGCTGGATCGTCGGATCGTGGAGTTGCTCGTCAAGGACGGCCGGATGAGTTACACCGACCTGGGCAAGGCTACGGGCCTTTCCACGTCGGCGGTGCACCAGCGGGTCCGGCGGCTCGAACAGCGCGGTGTGATCCGCGGTTACGCGGCGGTCGTGGACCCGGAGGCCGTGGGCCTGCCGCTGACCGCTTTCATCTCGGTCAAACCGTTCGACCCGAGCGCCCCCGACGACATCGCGGAGCGCCTCTCCGGCATCCACGAGATCGAGGCGTGCCACAGCGTGGCCGGTGAGGAGAACTACATCCTCAAGGTCCGGGTCTCCGCCCCGGTCGAGCTGGAGGACCTGCTGACCCGGATCCGTACGCTCGCCGGTGTCTCCACCCGCACCACCGTCGTGCTGTCCACCCCCTACGAGTCCCGGCCGCCCCGGATCTGA
- a CDS encoding amidohydrolase → MNPSTAPESELRTVLLRGGEVHSPADPFATAMVVERGHVAWVGSEGAADSFATGVDEVVDLDGALVTPAFTDAHVHTTATGLALTGLDLSGARDLADALGRVRAFAAARPADRILLGHGWDAARWPGLRPPTRAELDEAAAGRPLYLTRVDVHSAVVTTALLELVPGVTGRTGYAADGPLTGDAHHAVRAAALGAVTAAQRADAQRAALARAASLGIGSLHECGGPEISDEDDFTALLALAAGGRYPRVQGYWAQEVADAKEALRVRELGALGAAGDLFVDGSLGSHTACLAEPYADARGTGTAHLDAAAVAAHVAACTEAGIQAGFHAIGDAALAVVVEGVRAVADRLGIGRVRAARHRIEHAEMLTPETVAAFAELGLTASVQPAFDAAWGGEDGMYAARLGAGRARTLNPYAALLKAGVPLALGSDSPVTALDPWGTVRAAAFHRTPEHRVSVRAAFTAHTRGGWRAIGRDDAGTLVPGAPADYAIWRTGELVVQAPDDRVARWSTDPRSGTPGLPDLTPGRPLPECLETVVGGQTIFRHPNG, encoded by the coding sequence ATGAACCCGAGCACCGCCCCCGAGAGCGAACTCCGCACCGTGCTGCTGCGCGGCGGAGAGGTCCACAGCCCCGCCGATCCGTTCGCCACCGCGATGGTCGTGGAACGCGGGCACGTCGCCTGGGTCGGCTCGGAGGGCGCGGCCGACTCCTTCGCGACGGGCGTGGACGAGGTCGTCGACCTCGACGGCGCGCTCGTCACCCCCGCGTTCACCGACGCCCACGTCCACACCACCGCGACCGGCCTCGCCCTGACCGGGCTCGACCTGTCCGGCGCGCGCGACCTCGCCGACGCGCTCGGCAGGGTCCGGGCGTTCGCCGCCGCACGCCCCGCCGACCGCATCCTCCTCGGCCACGGCTGGGACGCGGCGCGCTGGCCCGGCCTGCGCCCGCCCACCCGCGCGGAACTGGACGAGGCCGCCGCCGGCAGGCCGCTCTACCTCACGCGCGTCGACGTGCACTCCGCCGTCGTCACCACGGCCCTGCTGGAGCTCGTTCCCGGCGTCACGGGCCGTACGGGCTACGCGGCCGACGGGCCGCTCACCGGCGACGCGCACCACGCCGTGCGGGCCGCCGCGCTCGGAGCCGTGACCGCGGCCCAGCGGGCGGACGCGCAGCGCGCGGCCCTCGCCCGCGCCGCGTCCCTCGGCATCGGCTCCCTCCACGAGTGCGGCGGGCCCGAGATCTCCGACGAGGACGACTTCACCGCGCTGCTCGCCCTCGCCGCGGGCGGCCGGTACCCCCGCGTGCAGGGGTACTGGGCACAGGAGGTCGCGGACGCGAAGGAGGCCCTGCGGGTGCGCGAACTCGGCGCGCTGGGCGCGGCGGGCGACCTGTTCGTGGACGGCTCGCTCGGTTCCCACACGGCCTGCCTGGCCGAGCCGTACGCCGACGCCCGGGGCACCGGCACCGCCCACCTGGACGCCGCCGCCGTCGCCGCGCACGTCGCCGCCTGCACCGAGGCCGGGATACAGGCGGGCTTCCACGCCATCGGGGACGCCGCCCTCGCCGTCGTCGTCGAGGGGGTGCGCGCCGTCGCCGATCGCCTGGGCATCGGGCGGGTGCGGGCCGCGCGTCACCGGATCGAGCACGCCGAGATGCTGACCCCCGAGACGGTCGCGGCGTTCGCGGAACTCGGTCTGACCGCCTCGGTGCAGCCGGCCTTCGACGCCGCCTGGGGCGGCGAGGACGGCATGTACGCCGCGCGCCTCGGCGCCGGGCGGGCCAGGACGCTCAACCCGTACGCGGCGCTCCTGAAGGCCGGGGTGCCGCTCGCCCTCGGCTCCGACAGCCCGGTCACCGCCCTCGATCCCTGGGGCACCGTCCGGGCCGCCGCCTTCCACCGCACCCCGGAGCACCGGGTCTCCGTGCGGGCCGCCTTCACGGCCCACACCCGCGGTGGCTGGCGGGCGATCGGCCGGGACGACGCGGGCACCCTTGTGCCGGGCGCCCCCGCCGACTACGCGATCTGGCGTACCGGGGAACTCGTCGTGCAGGCGCCGGACGACCGGGTGGCCCGCTGGTCGACGGACCCGCGCTCCGGGACGCCGGGACTGCCCGACCTGACGCCCGGCCGTCCGCTGCCGGAGTGCCTGGAGACCGTGGTCGGAGGACAAACCATCTTCAGGCACCCGAACGGGTGA